Proteins co-encoded in one Stomoxys calcitrans chromosome 5, idStoCalc2.1, whole genome shotgun sequence genomic window:
- the LOC106091525 gene encoding putative inorganic phosphate cotransporter: MLGTPSVEELRHQTFGVRHLQCLLLALGLSVGYANRVNLSVAIVAMTDIHEHKEGVEIFQWTEKEKSLVQSSFFWGYVLTQIPAGQWCRKVGAKGLFLWGNIISSALALLTPYLVTVGDWQTLMAVRIVQGLAQGVMFPCTHSVLSRWSPPGERATLCSLAYAGTFLGAILMFGSSGWIIAYLHGWPTVFYISGFLGFIWCFVWYVWGSNSPYSYKRISPQEKFMILRSMEAPQERNTDNSAKTPWRSIACSMPFWALLVDHCAHNWGFWTLLTQLPSYMKYILNMDIQRNGLFSALPYLIMLLLTFIFGYLADVFHKRRWMSTNFSRKLFNTVGQWLPMISLVALGFCDSSHLVWALAFIVFSVGLNSSSFLGFQVNHLDLSPNYAGVLMGITNCAANVMSILAPLTVGFVVTDVSNPLQWRIVFFVSAGFYLVGNFCFLLFGETGVQKWNESSPMPAEMQLIAMRDMSDNRN, translated from the exons ATGTTGGGAACTCCAAGTGTAGAGGAATTAAGACATCAGACTTTTGGAGTAAGACATTTGCAATGTCTGCTTCTGGCACTGGGCTTATCTGTGGGCTATGCTAATCGTGTTAATCTTTCAGTGGCCATAGTGGCAATGACGGACATTCATGAGCACAAAGAGGGTGTGGag atttttcaaTGGACCGAAAAGGAAAAATCATTGGTGCAAAGCAGTTTCTTTTGGGGTTATGTGCTGACACAAATACCTGCAGGGCAGTGGTGTCGTAAAGTGGGAGCCAAAGGCCTATTTCTATGGGGCAACATAATAAGTTCAGCTTTGGCTTTGTTGACGCCCTATTTGGTCACAGTGGGTGACTGGCAGACTTTAATGGCAGTTCGCATAGTACAGGGCCTGGCTCAAGGTGTTATGTTTCCCTGTACCCACAGTGTTTTGTCGCGTTGGTCTCCGCCCGGAGAGAGAGCTACGCTTTGCAGCTTGGCTTATGCTGGCACTTTTCTGGGAGCCATACTTATGTTTGGGAGCAGCGGCTGGATAATAGCCTATCTACATGGCTGGCCCACTGTCTTTTACATATCAGGCTTTTTGGGTTTTATATGGTGTTTCGTATGGTATGTCTGGGGCTCGAACAGCCCATATTCTTATAAACGCATTTCTCCCCAAGAGAAATTTATGATATTACGATCCATGGAAGCACCGCAGGAGAGAAATACAGATAACTCTGCTAAAACGCCTTGGCGCAGCATTGCATGCTCTATGCCTTTTTGGGCTTTGCTGGTGGATCATTGTGCCCACAACTGGGGCTTTTGGACTCTGCTGACCCAGCTGCCTTCATACATGAAGTACATACTCAACATGGATATACAAAGAAATGGCCTGTTCTCAGCCTTGCCCTATTtgataatgttgttgttgacCTTTATCTTTGGCTATCTGGCTGATGTGTTCCATAAACGTCGATGGATGTCCACAAACTTTAGTCGAAAACTTTTTAATACTGTAGGTCAATGGCTACCCATGATCTCTTTGGTGGCTTTGGGATTTTGCGACTCCTCCCATTTGGTATGGGCTTTGGCGTTCATTGTATTCTCTGTGGGCTTGAATTCGTCCTCATTTCTGGGCTTTCAAGTAAATCATTTGGATTTATCACCCAACTATGCCGGTGTTCTGATGGGCATAACCAACTGTGCGGCTAATGTTATGAGCATTTTGGCTCCCCTAACCGTGGGCTTTGTGGTAACCGATGTG TCCAATCCTTTGCAATGGCGCATAGTGTTCTTTGTCTCTGCTGGTTTCTATCTGGTGGggaatttttgctttttgttatTTGGCGAAACAGGTGTTCAAAAATGGAATGAAAGTTCGCCTATGCCAGCTGAAATGCAGTTAATAGCCATGAGGGATATGTCTGACAATCGAAATTAA
- the LOC106091524 gene encoding putative inorganic phosphate cotransporter, which produces MLGTPSVEELRHKTFGVRHLQCLLLALGLSMGYANRVNFSVAIVAMTDAHEHKEGVETFQWSEKEKSLIQSSFFWGYVVTQIPAGQWCRKVGAKAIFLWGNIISSTLALLTPYLVTMGDWQMLVAVRIVQGLAQGVMFPCTHSVLSRWSPPGERATLCGLAYAGTYLGAILIFGSSGWIITYLHGWPSVYYVSGFMGFVWCFIWYVWGSNSPHSYKRISPAEKSMILKSMETPEDRNVESSFKTPWRSIVCSMPFWALLVDHCAHNWGFWTLLSQLPSYMKYILNMDIQSNGLFSALPYLIMFLLTFIFGYLADVFHKRQWMSTNLSRKLFNTVGQWLPMISLVALGFCDSSHLVWALAFIVISVGFNSSSFLGFNVNHLDISPNYAGVLMGITNSAANVITILALLTVGFVVTDVTDPLQWRILFCVAAGFYFVGNLCFLLFGQTSVQKWNESSPKPAEMQLIEWLTIGRELMVSSSSTSSNSYGQL; this is translated from the exons ATGTTGGGAACTCCAAGTGTAGAGGAATTAAGACATAAGACTTTTGGTGTAAGACACCTACAATGTCTGCTTCTGGCACTGGGCTTATCTATGGGCTATGCTAATCGTGTTAATTTCTCGGTGGCCATAGTGGCAATGACGGACGCCCATGAGCACAAAGAGGGTGTGGAG ACTTTTCAATGGAGCGAAAAGGAAAAATCTTTGATCCAAAGCAGTTTCTTTTGGGGCTATGTAGTGACACAAATACCTGCAGGACAATGGTGTCGCAAAGTGGGGGCCAAAGCCATATTTCTATGGGGCAACATAATTAGTTCAACTTTGGCCTTGTTGACACCCTATTTGGTCACAATGGGTGACTGGCAGATGTTAGTGGCTGTTCGCATAGTACAGGGCCTGGCTCAGGGTGTTATGTTTCCCTGTACCCACAGTGTTTTGTCGCGTTGGTCTCCGCCCGGGGAAAGAGCCACCCTATGCGGCTTGGCTTATGCCGGCACTTATCTGGGAGCCATACTAATATTTGGCAGCAGCGGCTGGATCATAACCTATCTACATGGCTGGCCTTCAGTGTATTATGTGTCGGGTTTTATGGGTTTTGTATGGTGTTTCATATGGTATGTCTGGGGTTCGAACAGTCCACATTCCTATAAACGCATTTCTCCCGCAGAAAAATCTATGATATTGAAATCAATGGAAACACCGGAGGATAGAAATGTGGAAAGTTCCTTTAAAACACCTTGGCGCAGCATTGTATGCTCTATGCCTTTTTGGGCTTTGCTGGTGGATCATTGTGCCCACAACTGGGGCTTTTGGACTCTGCTGTCCCAGCTGCCTTCGTACATGAAGTACATACTCAACATGGATATACAGAGTAATGGCCTGTTCTCAGCCTTGCCCTATTTGATAATGTTCCTGTTGACCTTTATCTTTGGCTATCTGGCTGATGTGTTCCATAAACGTCAATGGATGTCCACAAATTTAAGTCGTAAACTTTTTAATACCGTCGGTCAATGGCTACCCATGATCTCTTTGGTGGCTTTGGGATTTTGCGACTCCTCGCATTTGGTGTGGGCCTTAGCGTTCATTGTGATCTCAGTGGGCTTTAATTCATCCTCATTTCTGGGCTTTAATGTCAATCATTTGGATATATCGCCCAACTATGCTGGCGTTCTGATGGGCATAACAAATTCTGCGGCAAATGTCATCACCATTTTGGCTCTACTCACTGTGGGTTTTGTCGTAACCGATGTG ACCGATCCCTTGCAATGGCGCATACTGTTTTGTGTCGCCGCTGGTTTCTATTTTGTGGGAAATTTATGCTTTTTATTATTTGGCCAAACGAGTGTTCAGAAATGGAATGAAAGCTCACCTAAGCCAGCTGAAATGCAGTTGATAG AATGGCTTACAATTGGTCGAGAGTTGATGGTTAGTAGCAGCAGTACCAGTAGTAATTCATACGGCCAACTGTGA